A window from Thiomonas sp. FB-Cd encodes these proteins:
- a CDS encoding type II toxin-antitoxin system HigB family toxin has protein sequence MRVIAVSTLRAFWERYPDAEQPLKAWYEEATNATWTQPADIKAQYRSASVLKNRRVVFNIKGNDYRLIVAVAYKLQIVYVKFVGTHKEYGAVDAETVEMA, from the coding sequence ATGCGAGTGATTGCTGTGTCGACCCTTCGGGCCTTTTGGGAACGCTATCCCGACGCCGAGCAGCCGCTGAAGGCGTGGTACGAAGAAGCCACGAATGCGACCTGGACACAGCCCGCTGACATCAAGGCGCAGTACCGCAGTGCCAGCGTGCTGAAGAACCGTCGCGTGGTCTTCAACATCAAAGGCAATGACTACCGGCTGATCGTGGCTGTTGCGTACAAGTTGCAGATCGTCTACGTGAAGTTTGTCGGCACCCACAAGGAGTACGGCGCAGTGGACGCAGAAACCGTTGAAATGGCCTGA
- a CDS encoding type II toxin-antitoxin system PemK/MazF family toxin — MVRVPFPFTDRQSTKSRPALVLSSAEDFNHAAGHSVMAMAMITSEANAPWPLDQTLGNLVAAGLPAPSKVRFNLFSLDDRLVRGRLGRLDDGDAQAVAHALERLLANSRQS; from the coding sequence GTGGTTCGTGTGCCGTTTCCGTTCACAGACCGCCAAAGCACGAAGAGCCGCCCGGCCCTGGTGTTGTCAAGCGCGGAGGATTTCAATCATGCAGCGGGACACTCGGTCATGGCGATGGCGATGATCACCTCCGAAGCGAATGCCCCGTGGCCGCTGGATCAAACCTTAGGAAATCTTGTGGCCGCAGGCTTGCCGGCACCATCCAAGGTGCGCTTCAACCTATTTAGCTTGGATGATCGCCTCGTGCGAGGGCGCTTGGGGCGTCTGGACGACGGCGATGCCCAAGCTGTCGCCCACGCCTTAGAGCGTTTGCTTGCCAATTCGCGGCAATCTTGA
- a CDS encoding isochorismatase family protein, whose translation MHTCLLVIDAQESFRRRPYFDAARAATYLAAQNALIKGCEARAIPIVRILHSDGPERADNPFARASGYVRPMDGLAGAEPAATFIKSRHSALVGTGLDVWLIRNGVRKLMVSGIRTEQCCETTTRHASDLGWDVDFVSEATLTFDMQQPDGAVLRADDIVQRTATVLMDRFATICTVEQALARATAAHQ comes from the coding sequence ATGCACACCTGTCTGCTCGTCATCGACGCCCAGGAATCGTTCCGCCGTCGCCCGTATTTCGACGCCGCTCGGGCCGCAACCTATCTGGCTGCGCAAAATGCCCTGATCAAGGGATGCGAAGCCCGTGCGATCCCGATCGTGCGCATCCTGCACAGTGACGGTCCGGAGCGTGCAGACAACCCCTTTGCGCGAGCCTCCGGTTACGTGCGACCGATGGATGGGCTCGCCGGCGCGGAGCCGGCGGCCACATTCATCAAGTCGCGCCACAGCGCGCTGGTGGGCACGGGCCTGGATGTCTGGCTGATCCGCAATGGCGTGCGCAAGCTGATGGTCAGCGGCATCCGCACGGAGCAATGCTGCGAGACCACCACCCGTCATGCTTCGGATCTGGGATGGGACGTGGATTTCGTCAGCGAAGCCACGCTGACCTTTGACATGCAGCAGCCCGATGGGGCGGTCCTGCGCGCGGACGATATCGTGCAGCGCACGGCCACGGTTCTCATGGACCGGTTCGCAACGATCTGCACGGTCGAGCAGGCGCTGGCGCGCGCCACAGCGGCTCATCAGTAA
- a CDS encoding type II toxin-antitoxin system PrlF family antitoxin, translating to MTATAKITSQGQTTVPASVRKALGVKAGDSLIWELDADQTVRVRRAVALDVDYLEGLEKTLQEWSSQADEDAYREL from the coding sequence ATGACCGCAACTGCCAAAATCACCTCGCAAGGACAGACGACTGTTCCTGCGTCGGTCCGCAAGGCCTTGGGGGTCAAGGCCGGTGATTCCTTGATCTGGGAACTGGACGCGGACCAAACCGTCCGTGTCCGCAGGGCTGTCGCACTGGACGTCGACTATCTGGAAGGCCTAGAGAAGACATTGCAGGAGTGGAGTTCGCAGGCCGACGAAGACGCGTACCGTGAGCTTTGA
- a CDS encoding EAL domain-containing protein, which produces MTSRPVHSVALLEEDDDITAEQLRSMLQLQRALLDAATGLEPAQVRIERACRLFEQAVPGALASVMLLDADGLLQVFCAPSIPPAIVRELNDLSPGPGAGSCGNVIYRQEPVFVSDTLSDPRWEDLRPLAVDHQLKACWSTPIRDAQHSIVGTFALTSLEHGLPRAFERQLLELGASVLGLLLQQQREEVERQAQEADTRRLALVASQTTNGVLILDPQGSTVWANQGFQALSGYAADDLMGRTPAEVLQGPQSDPKTAEALREAVRTGQRFDGAIVNYTRSGNPYWVQIALSPMHRADGSLEGFISVETDITALRRLTQFNALHAAVNQVVASCDDATVLLQSICDLAARNAHLELAWIGKPDASGRFAFLAYSGAASGYLDDVLISADPDRPEGQGSSGRAWREERAYYNPAFATTAFLAPWHARAREYGLQASAAQPIFRAGAIWAVLNVYHAQANIFDAPLQALLEELARDISRGLDRIDLLTRERQLAAAQKQLSEQLYQEKELAQITLASIGDAVITTDVQGRVTFLNPIAERLTGWPSSLAVGRAATDILRLVHETTGDAVVNPVDVVLQTAETVELANHTVLIARDGARYNIEDSAAPISTQDGTLQGCVLVFRDITEKYEAQKRLKWQATHDPLTGLPNRYALELHLRDCIERARLGGTEIAVGLLDLDDFKPLNDVHGHAMGDRLLQQLAQRLQARLRASDMLARLGGDELVVVFDDMAETAGPQSLERALARLHEAVETPFELAPGVQVELGMSMGIATYPHDATDGDGLLRQADAAMYASKSNKFTRSHWWRFAASDVSLHADDDPIDPYGRVASELLRKAHEHWLGMGDAFIEAFYARLAQQPRAARILGFLAPGELVDLKERQAHHLQHITAADLRDAEHDAMGTHLGRVHATIGVDASDVIAAMSRYGELLHAATQKLPWRTDARLALNTILQARLARELQAQSLGRDQVEQGRLAHLADLETHMQGWIQAGDFAEHLAKYLTTLPCITGVAIGRPDASDEYVLEFAAGNAAPYVEEMRKHGIRLGLQPAGHGKRGKRGPPQRAWLTGHIQVCSSEVLEAESDIVAAIATRLGIRSSAAIPIVDAQACPMMLITLLGAYPGQFESPSMRMWLESLQHLATPVFQRLERGIHAAPIDAGMRQHLHDLLFADNVEMVVQPIVTLATGAVDKVEALARLRDGNRLLNPGEFLPAFGHQELQVLFHKGLRQILEWLVRWDAQGLHIDASINLPPSVLVARDCPRWIEEELKATGLSPSRLYLELLETEEEAFDTQRRDAAVTQLAALGVRLVMDDLGAGYSSLQRLRTLPFHTVKIDQNLVKHAQADAKQTVPFIGSLVRMAQTLGLSVVVEGLESPILVDMACGLGAEYGQGFALSRPFAPDALAHWMAQRQWPADPSGRDAALGRHAGVSGE; this is translated from the coding sequence ATGACGTCACGCCCGGTTCACAGTGTCGCCCTGCTGGAGGAGGACGACGACATCACGGCCGAACAGTTGCGAAGCATGCTGCAACTGCAGCGAGCCCTGCTCGACGCCGCCACGGGCCTGGAGCCCGCACAGGTGCGCATCGAGCGCGCATGCCGGCTTTTCGAGCAGGCCGTGCCCGGTGCGCTCGCCTCCGTCATGCTGCTCGATGCCGACGGGTTGCTGCAGGTCTTTTGCGCCCCCAGCATTCCGCCGGCCATCGTCCGCGAGCTCAACGACCTCAGCCCGGGTCCCGGCGCGGGCTCGTGCGGCAACGTGATCTACCGGCAAGAGCCCGTCTTTGTCAGCGACACCCTGTCGGACCCGCGCTGGGAGGATCTGCGGCCGCTGGCCGTGGATCACCAGCTGAAGGCGTGCTGGTCGACGCCGATTCGCGATGCGCAACACAGCATTGTGGGCACGTTCGCACTCACCAGTCTCGAGCATGGCCTGCCCCGGGCCTTTGAGCGCCAGCTCCTGGAGCTTGGCGCCTCGGTGCTGGGCCTGCTGCTGCAGCAGCAGCGCGAGGAGGTCGAGCGCCAGGCGCAGGAGGCCGACACGCGCCGCCTCGCCCTGGTGGCCAGCCAGACGACCAACGGCGTGCTCATCCTGGACCCGCAAGGCTCGACCGTTTGGGCGAACCAGGGCTTTCAGGCCCTGTCAGGCTATGCCGCGGACGATCTCATGGGCCGCACGCCGGCGGAAGTCCTGCAGGGCCCGCAAAGCGACCCCAAGACGGCCGAGGCCCTGCGTGAAGCGGTTCGCACCGGCCAGCGTTTCGACGGCGCGATCGTGAACTACACGCGCTCGGGCAACCCCTACTGGGTACAGATTGCCCTGTCGCCCATGCATCGCGCCGACGGCAGCCTGGAGGGGTTCATCAGCGTCGAAACCGACATCACGGCGCTGCGCCGCCTGACGCAGTTCAACGCCCTGCACGCCGCCGTCAACCAGGTCGTCGCATCCTGCGACGACGCCACCGTCTTGCTGCAGTCGATCTGCGACCTGGCTGCGCGCAACGCCCACCTGGAGCTGGCCTGGATCGGCAAGCCCGATGCGTCGGGGCGCTTTGCGTTTCTCGCCTACTCCGGCGCGGCCAGCGGTTATCTGGACGATGTCCTCATCAGCGCCGACCCCGATCGTCCCGAAGGCCAGGGCTCAAGCGGCCGCGCCTGGCGCGAAGAACGTGCCTACTACAACCCGGCGTTTGCAACGACCGCCTTCCTGGCGCCTTGGCACGCGCGTGCACGCGAGTATGGCCTGCAGGCCAGCGCTGCCCAGCCCATCTTCCGGGCTGGCGCCATCTGGGCCGTCCTCAACGTCTACCACGCGCAGGCCAACATCTTCGATGCTCCGCTTCAGGCGCTGCTGGAGGAGCTTGCCCGGGACATCTCGCGGGGCCTCGATCGCATTGATCTGCTCACGCGCGAGCGGCAGCTGGCTGCGGCCCAGAAGCAGCTCAGCGAACAGCTCTACCAGGAAAAGGAGCTCGCCCAGATCACACTGGCCTCCATCGGGGACGCGGTGATCACGACCGACGTGCAAGGCCGCGTGACATTTCTCAACCCGATTGCCGAGCGCCTCACGGGCTGGCCATCGAGCCTCGCCGTGGGGCGCGCGGCGACGGACATTCTTCGCCTCGTGCATGAGACCACCGGGGATGCGGTGGTCAACCCGGTGGACGTGGTGCTGCAAACCGCCGAGACCGTCGAGCTTGCCAATCACACGGTGCTCATCGCGCGCGACGGCGCACGGTACAACATCGAAGACTCGGCCGCCCCGATTTCGACGCAGGACGGCACGCTCCAGGGATGCGTGCTGGTGTTTCGGGACATCACGGAAAAATACGAAGCCCAAAAGCGCCTGAAGTGGCAAGCCACGCATGATCCGCTCACGGGCCTTCCCAACCGCTATGCGCTTGAGCTGCATCTGCGCGACTGCATCGAGCGCGCCCGCCTTGGCGGGACCGAGATCGCGGTGGGCCTGCTCGATCTGGACGATTTCAAGCCGCTGAACGACGTGCATGGTCACGCGATGGGCGACCGGCTGCTTCAGCAGCTGGCGCAGCGCCTGCAAGCACGCTTGCGGGCGTCGGACATGCTGGCGCGCCTCGGTGGCGACGAGCTCGTCGTGGTGTTCGACGACATGGCTGAGACGGCCGGCCCGCAAAGCCTGGAGCGCGCGCTTGCACGGCTGCATGAGGCGGTCGAGACACCTTTTGAGCTGGCGCCCGGCGTGCAGGTTGAACTGGGCATGAGCATGGGCATTGCCACCTACCCCCACGATGCGACGGATGGCGATGGGCTGCTGCGGCAAGCCGATGCGGCCATGTACGCCTCCAAATCCAACAAGTTTACGCGCAGCCACTGGTGGCGCTTTGCTGCCTCGGACGTGTCCCTGCACGCCGACGATGACCCCATCGATCCCTACGGGCGCGTCGCCAGCGAGCTGTTGCGCAAGGCGCATGAGCATTGGCTCGGCATGGGGGACGCATTCATCGAGGCCTTCTACGCCAGGCTTGCGCAGCAGCCGCGGGCGGCGCGCATCCTGGGCTTTCTGGCCCCAGGCGAGCTGGTCGATCTCAAGGAGCGCCAGGCGCATCACCTGCAACACATCACCGCCGCAGACTTGCGCGATGCCGAGCACGACGCCATGGGCACGCACCTGGGCCGGGTGCACGCCACGATCGGGGTGGATGCGTCCGACGTCATTGCCGCCATGAGCCGCTATGGCGAGCTGCTGCATGCGGCGACCCAGAAGTTGCCCTGGCGCACCGATGCCCGGCTGGCTCTGAACACCATCTTGCAAGCGCGCCTGGCTCGCGAGCTCCAGGCCCAGAGCCTCGGGCGCGACCAGGTCGAGCAGGGGCGCCTGGCCCATCTGGCGGATCTGGAAACGCACATGCAGGGCTGGATCCAGGCCGGCGATTTTGCCGAGCACCTGGCGAAGTATCTGACCACGTTGCCGTGCATCACGGGCGTGGCAATCGGACGACCCGACGCAAGCGACGAATACGTCCTGGAATTCGCTGCGGGAAACGCTGCGCCGTACGTGGAGGAGATGCGCAAGCATGGCATCCGGTTGGGCTTGCAGCCGGCTGGCCACGGCAAACGCGGCAAGCGCGGCCCGCCCCAGCGCGCCTGGCTCACCGGGCATATCCAGGTCTGCAGCAGCGAAGTTCTCGAGGCCGAATCGGACATCGTCGCGGCCATCGCAACCCGCCTTGGCATCCGCAGTTCAGCGGCCATTCCGATTGTGGACGCGCAGGCATGCCCCATGATGCTCATCACGCTGCTCGGTGCCTATCCGGGACAGTTCGAGTCCCCATCGATGCGCATGTGGCTCGAGTCCCTGCAGCATCTGGCCACCCCGGTCTTCCAGCGCCTGGAGCGAGGCATCCACGCCGCGCCCATCGATGCCGGGATGCGGCAGCACCTCCATGACCTGCTGTTCGCAGACAACGTCGAGATGGTTGTCCAGCCCATCGTCACCCTCGCCACGGGCGCAGTCGACAAGGTCGAGGCGCTCGCCCGCCTGCGCGATGGCAACAGGCTGCTCAACCCGGGCGAGTTCCTGCCGGCGTTCGGCCATCAGGAACTCCAGGTGCTGTTCCACAAGGGCTTGCGGCAAATCCTGGAATGGCTCGTACGGTGGGATGCCCAGGGCCTGCACATCGACGCCAGCATCAACCTGCCGCCCAGCGTTTTGGTGGCCCGCGACTGCCCGCGCTGGATCGAGGAAGAACTCAAGGCCACCGGGCTTTCACCATCGCGCTTGTACCTCGAGCTGCTGGAAACCGAGGAGGAGGCCTTCGATACGCAGCGGCGCGATGCCGCGGTCACGCAATTGGCGGCGCTGGGTGTGCGTCTGGTCATGGACGATCTCGGTGCCGGCTATTCCAGTCTGCAGCGCCTGCGCACGTTGCCGTTTCACACCGTCAAGATCGACCAGAACCTGGTCAAGCATGCGCAGGCCGATGCGAAGCAAACGGTGCCCTTCATCGGGTCCCTTGTGCGCATGGCCCAGACCCTGGGCCTGAGCGTCGTGGTCGAGGGTCTGGAAAGCCCCATCCTGGTGGACATGGCCTGCGGCCTTGGGGCCGAATACGGTCAGGGCTTTGCGCTGTCGCGGCCCTTCGCACCCGACGCGCTGGCCCACTGGATGGCGCAGCGGCAGTGGCCTGCGGACCCGAGCGGGCGCGACGCCGCGCTGGGCCGACACGCCGGGGTTTCCGGGGAGTAG
- a CDS encoding type II toxin-antitoxin system HigA family antitoxin — MDIRPIHTEADYKATLKEISALMDSDPDLGTPEGDRLDILATLVQAYEAKHVPITAPDPVEAIKFRMDQSGLSVKDLEPIIGKSNRVYEVLNRKRPLTLAMIRRLHQSLGIPADVLIAETVAR; from the coding sequence ATGGACATTCGCCCTATCCACACCGAAGCCGACTACAAGGCCACTCTCAAAGAGATTTCGGCCTTGATGGATTCCGACCCTGATCTGGGCACGCCGGAGGGTGACCGTCTGGACATCCTCGCCACGCTGGTGCAGGCCTACGAGGCCAAGCACGTACCTATCACTGCGCCCGATCCGGTGGAGGCCATCAAATTCCGGATGGATCAAAGCGGTCTGTCGGTCAAAGATCTTGAGCCGATCATTGGCAAGAGCAACCGGGTCTACGAAGTCCTGAACCGCAAGCGTCCGCTGACGCTGGCCATGATTCGCAGGCTGCACCAGAGCCTGGGTATCCCGGCTGATGTGCTGATTGCGGAGACTGTTGCCAGGTGA